A genomic segment from Nicotiana tabacum cultivar K326 chromosome 9, ASM71507v2, whole genome shotgun sequence encodes:
- the LOC107831693 gene encoding F-box/WD-40 repeat-containing protein At5g21040-like, translating into MEFECQRGTKIGLKDCSINCVDYPCKGKADSIFIEPSKNSKSFAFDSEKQKSLRRLDGKGASLSLKCEESLAVKEVLLDCRSITDLPPALISEILNCLEPKELGIVSCVNTSLYRLASELHVWKEFYYERWGQPILLAPLGAEHVDEKSWKELFVEREFRSKTFMGRYSIDTLHGHTEAVRTVVVLSSKKLVFTSGYDQIVRMWDLEEGLSIASSRPLGCTIRAVAADSRLLVAGGTEGFIHGWRAEDGNPHLFDLRSPQNQNMEFRVWKHEGPITCLALDLNKMYSGSWDMSIRVWDRSSLKCLEVLMHNDWVWSLSPYDTTVSSTAGSDLYVWDTNSGSKLAIVTNVHAGDAFSLARSLTGKLLFSGGEDGAIHMFEIIRNVKFHVRHVATWIPHSGAVYSLAFEFPWLVSASSDGKLSLIDVRKLLRTKRSYVMEKPSKINNCVKNVEPPQRMLHGFGSNLFAVDVGPDRIVCAGEEGVVRIWNFSEALEIEQRVRALRGLRLENRMRRRKLQSVMTGKGSRADQCSVAAKKYQMNDDRNSWRNKRRLTGKVKV; encoded by the coding sequence ATGGAATTTGAATGCCAAAGAGGTACTAAGATTGGTTTGAAAGATTGTTCTATAAATTGTGTAGACTACCCCTGCAAAGGAAAAGCTGATTCTATTTTTATTGAACCTTCAAAGAACAGTAAGAGTTTCGCATTTGACTCAGAGAAACAAAAGTCACTGAGGAGATTGGATGGGAAAGGTGCTAGTTTGAGTTTGAAATGCGAGGAGTCGCTCGCTGTTAAGGAGGTTCTGCTTGATTGTCGGTCTATTACTGACCTTCCTCCGGCATTGATCTCAGAAATACTTAATTGCTTAGAACCGAAGGAACTTGGCATTGTTTCTTGTGTGAATACGTCATTGTATCGTCTTGCTTCTGAGCTCCATGTGTGGAAGGAGTTCTATTATGAGAGGTGGGGGCAGCCAATATTGCTGGCACCTTTGGGCGCAGAGCATGTGGATGAGAAGTCGTGGAAGGAGCTTTTCGTGGAGAGGGAATTCCGTAGTAAAACATTCATGGGACGCTATAGTATCGATACATTGCATGGTCATACTGAGGCTGTTAGAACTGTTGTTGTTTTATCTTCAAAGAAGCTTGTGTTTACTTCAGGGTATGATCAGATAGTAAGAATGTGGGACCTGGAAGAAGGTTTATCCATTGCATCATCTCGCCCTCTTGGCTGCACAATTCGTGCAGTTGCAGCTGATTCAAGGCTCTTAGTGGCAGGGGGTACAGAAGGATTTATACATGGCTGGAGAGCAGAGGATGGAAATCCACATCTCTTTGATCTTCGATCACCTCAGAACCAGAACATGGAATTCAGAGTTTGGAAACATGAAGGCCCAATAACATGTCTTGCATTGGATTTAAATAAGATGTACAGTGGTTCATGGGACATGAGCATACGTGTTTGGGATCGATCTTCTTTGAAATGTTTGGAAGTTTTAATGCATAATGACTGGGTTTGGAGCCTTTCTCCCTATGATACAACAGTGTCGAGCACTGCAGGTTCAGATCTTTATGTCTGGGACACTAATAGCGGATCAAAACTTGCTATTGTCACCAATGTTCATGCTGGTGATGCTTTTTCTTTGGCGCGAAGTCTCACAGGGAAGCTCCTATTCAGTGGAGGGGAAGATGGAGCTATACACATGTTTGAGATCATTAGAAATGTTAAGTTTCATGTCAGGCATGTAGCAACATGGATTCCTCACTCTGGTGCTGTTTATTCTCTTGCATTTGAGTTCCCTTGGCTTGTTTCAGCTTCTAGTGATGGAAAATTATCACTTATTGATGTGAGAAAGCTGTTGAGGACAAAGCGGAGTTATGTGATGGAGAAGCCTTCAAAGATTAACAATTGCGTTAAAAATGTAGAGCCACCTCAAAGAATGCTACATGGATTTGGAAGCAATCTGTTTGCTGTTGATGTTGGTCCTGATCGTATTGTGTGTGCTGGAGAAGAAGGTGTTGTTAGGATCTGGAACTTCTCAGAAGCTTTGGAGATTGAGCAGAGAGTTAGAGCATTAAGAGGACTAAGGTTAGAGAACAGAATGAGGAGGCGTAAACTTCAGTCTGTAATGACTGGTAAAGGTAGTCGCGCTGATCAGTGCTCAGTTGCTGCTAAGAAGTATCAAATGAATGATGATAGGAACAGCTGGCGCAACAAACGTAGGTTGACTGGGAAGGTGAAGGTCTAG